From a region of the Odontesthes bonariensis isolate fOdoBon6 chromosome 2, fOdoBon6.hap1, whole genome shotgun sequence genome:
- the eef1akmt2 gene encoding EEF1A lysine methyltransferase 2 produces MEDATEGSHGCESTSGSEEGGCSDSDFGTSKLGTKEYWEEAYRRELETFEDIGDVGEIWFGEESMIRVLRWMDKARIPENAAVLDIGTGNGAFLVELAKHGYKNLTGIDYSPASVKLARNVLQAEGLTDVAVKVMDFLNCRGELKEFDVCIDKGTFDAISLNPDDTKEGKKLYVQALKDALKDKGFFAITSCNWTKEQLLERFSEGFEFVQDLPTPSFQFGGKTGNSVTALIFMRVH; encoded by the exons ATGGAAGACGCCACGGAGGGCTCACATGGTTGTGAAAGTACCTCGGGTTCAGAGGAAGGCGGATGCTCAGACAGTGATTTTGGGACTTCAAAACTCGGAACTAAAGAGTA TTGGGAGGAGGCATATCGGAGAGAACTCGAGACATTTGAGGACATCGGAGATGTTGGCGAGATATG GTTCGGTGAGGAAAGCATGATTCGTGTGCTGCGATGGATGGACAAAGCTAGAATCCCTGAAAACGCTGCCGTTCTTGACATCGGCACTGGAAATGGAGCCTTTTTAGTGGAACTG GCTAAACACGGGTACAAGAATCTAACTGGGATAGATTATTCTCCAGCATCTGTAAAACTGGCAAGAAATGTCCTGCAGGCAGAGGGCTTGACTGATGTCGCTGTAAAG gtGATGGATTTCTTAAACTGTCGAGGGGAGCTAAAGGAGTTTGATGTCTGCATCGACAAAGGAACATTTGACGCAATTAGCCTGAACCCTGACGACacaaaggagggaaaaaaactgtATGTCCAGGCTCTAAAAGATGCTCTTAAAGACAAGGGGTTCTTTGCCATTACTTCTTGTAACTGGACAAAAGAGCAGCTGCTAGAGAGATTCAGTGAAG GATTTGAGTTCGTACAGGATTTGCCTACACCCAGTTTTCAGTTTGGTGGCAAGACGGGCAACAGTGTGACAGCACTCATCTTCATGAGAGTACATTGA